A single genomic interval of Haloterrigena salifodinae harbors:
- the glpB gene encoding glycerol-3-phosphate dehydrogenase subunit GlpB translates to MAIEDDVLVIGGGLAGATAALAAADAAPDVRVRLVTYKQSTLRHASGLIDILGYAPGSPEEGPLVDPFDALSDLPEGHPYERVGSEAVREALAFFDDVAGNAYAGDHTDANALVPTHGGTVKPTARYPVSTADGLASDDRDALLVGFETLPDFEAPLAAAHLEAAGAPFSARGATIPFPGIVRDDAKVTRYAHLLDQDETVTTGAREALATTVAERLADESRVGFPAVLGDEHAAEVRADLADALGADVFEVPMGPPSLPGMRLEDLLYDALEDAGVRVTSGVPVIDYETATEADAVAADGGSGADRIDRVVVDRNGTEIPHRADQYVLATGGLVGKGVRSERERVFEPIFDCHVPHAADRYDWFVDNVFGDQPYARFGLASDRDLRPLDAGDEPEFANLRAAGAVLGGYDFAAEKSGAGVSLATGYVAGTRAGEEVGE, encoded by the coding sequence ATGGCCATCGAAGACGACGTTCTCGTGATCGGCGGCGGCCTCGCGGGCGCCACCGCGGCGCTTGCGGCCGCAGATGCCGCGCCCGACGTCCGCGTCCGACTAGTGACGTACAAACAGAGCACGCTCCGCCACGCCAGTGGACTGATCGATATCCTCGGCTACGCGCCTGGCTCGCCCGAGGAGGGACCGCTCGTCGATCCCTTCGACGCGCTTTCCGACCTCCCCGAGGGCCATCCTTACGAGCGCGTCGGGAGCGAGGCCGTCCGCGAGGCGCTGGCCTTCTTCGACGACGTCGCGGGCAACGCCTACGCGGGCGACCACACCGACGCGAACGCGCTGGTCCCGACCCACGGCGGCACCGTCAAACCGACCGCGCGGTATCCCGTCTCGACGGCCGACGGCCTGGCCAGCGACGACCGCGACGCGCTACTGGTCGGCTTCGAGACCTTGCCGGACTTCGAGGCGCCGCTGGCCGCCGCCCACCTCGAGGCCGCGGGCGCGCCGTTCTCGGCCCGCGGCGCGACGATTCCGTTCCCCGGAATCGTTCGGGACGACGCGAAGGTGACCCGCTACGCACACCTGCTGGATCAGGACGAGACCGTGACGACCGGCGCGCGCGAGGCGCTCGCGACGACGGTCGCCGAACGCCTCGCGGACGAATCCCGCGTCGGCTTCCCCGCCGTGTTGGGTGACGAGCACGCGGCCGAGGTCCGCGCCGACCTCGCGGATGCACTCGGCGCCGACGTCTTCGAGGTCCCCATGGGGCCGCCCAGCCTCCCCGGCATGCGACTCGAGGACCTGCTGTACGACGCGCTCGAGGACGCGGGCGTTCGCGTCACGTCGGGCGTGCCGGTGATCGATTACGAGACGGCCACCGAGGCGGACGCGGTGGCGGCAGACGGCGGCAGCGGCGCCGACCGCATCGATCGCGTCGTCGTCGACCGCAACGGCACCGAGATCCCCCACCGCGCCGACCAGTACGTCCTGGCGACGGGCGGGCTGGTCGGCAAGGGCGTCCGCTCGGAGCGCGAGCGGGTGTTCGAGCCGATCTTCGACTGCCACGTCCCCCACGCCGCCGACCGTTACGACTGGTTCGTCGACAACGTCTTCGGCGACCAGCCCTACGCGCGGTTCGGCCTCGCGTCCGACCGCGACCTCCGTCCGCTTGACGCCGGCGACGAACCGGAGTTCGCGAACCTGCGGGCCGCGGGCGCAGTGCTCGGCGGCTACGACTTCGCCGCCGAGAAGTCCGGCGCGGGCGTCTCGCTCGCGACGGGCTACGTCGCCGGGACGCGAGCCGGAGAGGAGGTGGGTGAATAA
- the glpA gene encoding anaerobic glycerol-3-phosphate dehydrogenase subunit GlpA, whose product MATDTEVLVLGGGSTGCGIARDLAMRGLEVTLVERGNLTDGTTGRMHGLLHSGGRYAVSDRASATECIEENEILREIAGHCVEETGGLFVQRPEDSDDYFQEKLEGCRDCGIPARVLSGREAREVEPYLAEDVKRAIEVPDGAVDPFRLCVANAIDAEAHGARVETHAEVVDLLRDGDDVYGVEVRHESGPGKRTHAAAGTTEEITAEYVVNATGAWAGEIGAMADLEIEVRPSKGVMTIMNVRQVDTVINRCRPKGDADIVVPHETTAILGTTDEEVSDPDDFPEDQWEVDQMIDTLSELVPILEEARTIRSFWGVRPLYEPPGTGTQDPTDITRDFFLLDHADRDGVSGISSIVGGKFTTYRAMAEEISDHVCEKLGVNASCATADEPLPGSENIETLEAGMDDFGLRSPVARRSKQRLGSRASEVLETDEANPVVCQCEGVTRAEIRDAVDQSGTDLNAVRIRTRASMGNCQGGFCCQNMANELHPEYDEETVRAALDELFQERWKGERHALWGEQLSQAMLNYALHATTMNRDRDPAGEPTAIEFADFDGGA is encoded by the coding sequence ATGGCAACGGACACCGAGGTCCTCGTTCTCGGAGGCGGGTCGACGGGCTGTGGCATCGCGCGGGATCTGGCGATGCGCGGCCTCGAGGTGACCCTCGTCGAGCGAGGCAATTTGACCGACGGCACGACCGGCCGTATGCACGGCCTGCTCCACAGCGGCGGCCGCTACGCCGTCTCTGATCGCGCCAGCGCGACGGAGTGTATCGAAGAAAACGAGATCCTCCGGGAAATCGCCGGCCACTGCGTCGAGGAGACCGGCGGCCTGTTCGTCCAGCGCCCCGAGGACTCGGACGACTACTTTCAGGAAAAACTCGAGGGCTGTCGGGACTGCGGGATCCCTGCGCGCGTCCTCTCGGGGCGGGAGGCCCGCGAGGTCGAACCCTACCTCGCGGAAGACGTGAAACGAGCCATCGAGGTCCCCGACGGCGCGGTCGATCCGTTCCGGCTCTGCGTCGCGAACGCGATCGACGCCGAGGCCCACGGCGCGCGCGTCGAGACCCACGCGGAGGTGGTGGACCTCTTACGAGACGGCGACGACGTCTACGGCGTCGAGGTGCGCCACGAGTCGGGGCCCGGCAAGCGGACGCACGCGGCGGCCGGCACGACCGAGGAGATCACCGCCGAGTACGTCGTCAACGCGACGGGCGCGTGGGCGGGGGAGATCGGCGCGATGGCCGACCTCGAGATCGAAGTTCGCCCCTCCAAGGGCGTCATGACCATCATGAACGTCCGGCAGGTCGACACCGTCATCAACCGCTGCCGGCCGAAGGGCGACGCCGACATCGTCGTCCCCCACGAGACGACGGCCATCCTCGGGACGACCGACGAGGAGGTCTCCGATCCGGACGACTTCCCCGAGGACCAGTGGGAGGTCGACCAGATGATCGACACCCTCTCGGAGCTCGTTCCGATCCTCGAGGAGGCGCGGACGATCCGCTCCTTCTGGGGCGTGCGCCCGCTGTACGAACCGCCGGGGACCGGCACGCAGGACCCGACGGACATCACGCGGGACTTCTTCCTGCTCGACCACGCCGACCGCGACGGCGTCTCCGGCATCTCGAGCATCGTCGGCGGCAAGTTCACCACGTACCGCGCGATGGCTGAAGAGATCTCCGACCACGTCTGCGAGAAGTTGGGCGTGAACGCGTCCTGTGCTACCGCCGACGAACCGCTGCCTGGGAGCGAGAACATCGAGACCCTCGAAGCCGGCATGGACGATTTCGGCCTCCGGTCGCCGGTCGCGCGCCGGAGCAAACAGCGCCTGGGGAGTCGGGCGAGCGAGGTCCTCGAGACCGACGAGGCAAACCCCGTGGTCTGTCAGTGCGAGGGCGTCACGCGCGCGGAGATCCGCGACGCGGTCGACCAGTCGGGGACGGACCTGAACGCGGTCCGCATCCGTACGCGGGCCTCGATGGGCAACTGTCAGGGCGGTTTCTGCTGTCAGAACATGGCCAACGAACTCCACCCCGAGTACGACGAGGAGACGGTCCGCGCAGCGCTGGACGAACTCTTTCAGGAACGCTGGAAGGGCGAGCGCCACGCGCTGTGGGGTGAACAGCTCTCACAGGCCATGCTCAACTACGCCCTCCACGCGACGACGATGAACCGGGATCGGGATCCCGCGGGCGAACCGACGGCAATCGAGTTCGCCGACTTCGACGGAGGGGCCTGA
- the glpK gene encoding glycerol kinase GlpK, with translation MTESTYVGAVDQGTTGTRFIVFDHGGQVVANAYETHEQIYPEPGWVEHDPMEIWENTKSVITQALGQAGISPDQLEAIGVTNQRETTLLWDADSGRPVHNAIVWQDRRTTDRVEQLEAEGQVETIREKTGLEADAYFSATKAEWLLDNADPIKLERSRPEDIRDRAEKGDVLFGTIDSWLIYNLTGEHITEVTNASRTMLYNIHDLEWDDDLLAEFDVPKEMLPEVRPSSDDDTYGTTDPDGFLEDEIPVAGALGDQQAALFGQTCFDAGDAKNTYGTGSFFLMNTGSEAVTSDHGLLTTIGFQRSGEDVQYALEGSIFITGAAIEWLEDLSLIDNPAQTAELARSVDSTDGVYVVPAFTGLGAPHWDQRARGTIVGMTRGTRREHIVRATLESIAYQTRDVAEAMEADSGIEMTSLKVDGGAVKNNYLCQLQSDIIGSEIVRPVVDETTALGSAYAAGLAVGYWDDVDSLRDNWQIDREFEPEMDANRADNRYARWTEAVDRARDWARDDEE, from the coding sequence GTGACAGAATCCACGTACGTCGGTGCGGTAGACCAGGGGACGACCGGGACGCGCTTTATCGTGTTCGATCACGGCGGCCAGGTCGTCGCGAACGCCTACGAAACGCACGAACAAATCTATCCTGAACCCGGCTGGGTCGAGCACGACCCGATGGAGATCTGGGAGAATACCAAGAGCGTCATCACGCAGGCGCTCGGTCAGGCGGGGATCAGTCCCGATCAGCTCGAGGCCATCGGCGTGACCAACCAGCGCGAGACGACGCTGCTGTGGGACGCCGACTCCGGCCGGCCGGTCCACAACGCCATCGTCTGGCAGGACCGGCGCACGACCGACCGCGTCGAGCAACTCGAAGCGGAGGGACAGGTCGAGACGATCCGCGAGAAGACCGGCCTCGAGGCCGACGCCTACTTCTCGGCGACGAAAGCCGAGTGGCTGCTCGACAACGCCGACCCGATCAAACTCGAGCGCTCCCGGCCCGAGGACATCCGCGACCGCGCGGAGAAGGGCGACGTGCTGTTCGGCACGATCGATAGCTGGCTGATCTACAACCTGACCGGCGAGCACATCACCGAGGTCACGAACGCTTCGCGGACGATGCTGTACAACATCCACGACCTCGAGTGGGACGATGACCTCCTCGCGGAGTTCGACGTCCCGAAGGAGATGCTCCCCGAGGTCCGCCCGTCCAGCGACGACGACACCTACGGGACGACCGATCCGGACGGCTTCCTCGAGGACGAGATTCCGGTTGCAGGGGCGCTTGGCGACCAGCAGGCCGCGCTGTTCGGCCAGACCTGTTTCGACGCCGGCGACGCGAAGAACACCTACGGCACCGGCTCGTTCTTCCTGATGAACACAGGCAGCGAGGCCGTCACGAGCGACCACGGCCTGCTGACGACGATCGGGTTCCAGCGCTCGGGCGAGGACGTCCAGTACGCGCTGGAGGGGTCGATCTTCATCACCGGCGCGGCGATCGAGTGGCTCGAGGACCTCTCGCTGATCGACAACCCGGCCCAGACGGCCGAACTCGCCCGCAGCGTTGACTCGACGGACGGTGTCTACGTCGTCCCCGCGTTCACCGGACTGGGCGCGCCCCACTGGGATCAGCGCGCTCGCGGCACCATCGTCGGGATGACCCGTGGCACCCGGAGAGAACACATCGTCCGGGCGACCCTCGAGTCGATCGCCTACCAGACCCGTGACGTCGCGGAGGCGATGGAGGCCGACTCGGGCATCGAGATGACCTCGCTGAAGGTCGACGGCGGCGCGGTCAAGAACAACTACCTCTGTCAGCTCCAGTCCGACATCATCGGCTCGGAGATCGTCCGCCCGGTCGTCGACGAGACGACGGCACTCGGCTCCGCGTACGCCGCCGGGCTGGCCGTGGGCTACTGGGACGACGTCGACAGCCTGCGAGACAACTGGCAGATCGACCGCGAGTTCGAACCCGAGATGGACGCTAACCGGGCCGACAACCGCTACGCGCGCTGGACGGAAGCGGTCGACCGAGCGCGCGACTGGGCGCGGGACGACGAGGAGTGA
- a CDS encoding DUF1326 domain-containing protein produces MANEWIIKGDYVEACNCDVACQCVWMEPPDDDVCTVSLAWHIEEGSYGDVDLSGVDVGMLISTDEGVMFAPETEWDIVLLVDETADDDQREAIEDIYSGRAGGIWAPVADTHVRSADVATVPISFSRDGSDFSVEIGDAVEMDASGAVGFNEEVGTVSPHPLTESLEVQTGKSATATVSYDDQFTWDVSGNNAYLGDFELANS; encoded by the coding sequence ATGGCAAACGAGTGGATCATCAAGGGAGACTACGTCGAAGCCTGCAACTGTGACGTCGCGTGTCAGTGCGTGTGGATGGAACCACCGGACGACGACGTCTGTACCGTCTCGCTGGCGTGGCACATCGAGGAAGGGAGCTACGGCGATGTCGACTTGAGCGGGGTGGATGTCGGCATGCTCATTTCGACCGATGAGGGCGTCATGTTCGCCCCCGAGACGGAGTGGGATATCGTGTTACTCGTCGACGAAACGGCCGATGACGACCAGCGCGAGGCCATCGAAGACATCTATTCCGGCCGCGCCGGTGGGATCTGGGCACCCGTCGCCGATACGCACGTCCGGTCCGCCGACGTTGCGACCGTTCCGATCAGCTTCTCGCGGGACGGATCGGACTTCTCCGTCGAGATCGGGGACGCCGTCGAGATGGACGCGAGCGGCGCGGTCGGATTCAACGAGGAGGTCGGGACGGTCTCTCCCCACCCGCTGACGGAGAGCCTCGAGGTGCAGACCGGCAAGTCGGCCACGGCCACCGTCTCCTACGACGATCAGTTTACGTGGGACGTTTCCGGGAACAACGCCTACCTCGGGGACTTCGAACTGGCGAACTCCTGA
- a CDS encoding DUF2182 domain-containing protein, which translates to MGRHDSFRNRFTRRRVPIVALVTYVLALLAWAAVVGRWLPMSGGRMGLQMSDPGAPEAMAVSNGLTGISLYLLMWGVMMIAMMYPSSVPLFRLYAETLEGTTIAGKGARVGAFLGTYALVWTLTGIVPLVVNAVVPIVTLANAHGGLLMGGSLLLLSGYQLSPYKYRCLRYCRSPLGFLMSHHQPGVRGAVRMSWQFSVFCVGCCWALFAFMVIVGSMNIVWMALIAVVLSLERTVAWGEQLARVVGVLAGAAGSTVIVIALV; encoded by the coding sequence ATGGGAAGACACGACTCGTTTCGAAACCGGTTCACCCGTCGACGCGTTCCGATCGTCGCGCTCGTCACGTACGTACTCGCGTTACTCGCCTGGGCGGCGGTCGTGGGTCGGTGGCTCCCGATGTCCGGCGGACGGATGGGGCTGCAGATGTCCGACCCGGGAGCACCGGAAGCGATGGCCGTCTCGAACGGGCTGACCGGTATCAGCCTCTACCTGCTCATGTGGGGTGTGATGATGATCGCCATGATGTACCCCTCGTCGGTCCCGCTCTTCCGGCTGTACGCCGAGACGCTCGAGGGGACGACGATAGCGGGGAAAGGAGCACGGGTCGGGGCGTTTCTCGGAACGTACGCGCTCGTGTGGACACTGACAGGAATCGTCCCGCTCGTCGTTAACGCGGTGGTACCGATCGTCACCCTCGCGAACGCCCACGGCGGGCTCCTGATGGGTGGGTCGTTGCTCCTCTTGTCGGGGTACCAGCTCTCGCCGTACAAATACCGGTGTCTGCGGTATTGCCGGTCGCCGCTCGGATTCCTCATGAGTCATCACCAACCGGGAGTGCGCGGCGCCGTTCGGATGAGCTGGCAGTTCAGCGTCTTCTGCGTCGGGTGTTGTTGGGCGCTGTTCGCATTCATGGTGATCGTGGGCTCGATGAATATCGTCTGGATGGCGCTCATCGCGGTCGTGCTCTCGCTCGAGCGAACGGTCGCGTGGGGTGAGCAACTAGCACGAGTAGTCGGAGTTCTCGCCGGCGCCGCCGGAAGTACCGTCATCGTGATCGCACTGGTCTAG
- the dpsA gene encoding DNA starvation/stationary phase protection protein DpsA, which translates to MSSQETTVRQQAGTVDENALRLDQDKAEQVVEALNSELANSYVLYHQLKKHHWVVEGAEFLPLHEFLEDAYEHVEEGADEIAERAQALGGVPVSGPTNLEDRATVEFEGEDVYDVRTMFENDLEMYGDIIESMRDSIELAENLGDPATGEMLREILVHLEEDGHHFEHYLEDDTLVLESATH; encoded by the coding sequence ATGAGTTCCCAAGAGACAACCGTCCGTCAACAGGCAGGCACCGTCGATGAAAACGCTCTCCGACTCGATCAAGACAAAGCCGAGCAGGTCGTCGAGGCGCTAAACTCCGAACTGGCGAACTCGTACGTCCTCTACCACCAACTCAAGAAACACCACTGGGTCGTCGAAGGCGCAGAGTTCCTCCCGCTTCACGAGTTCCTCGAGGACGCCTACGAACACGTCGAAGAGGGGGCCGACGAAATCGCCGAGCGTGCGCAGGCGCTGGGCGGCGTCCCCGTCTCGGGCCCAACAAACCTCGAGGACCGCGCCACCGTCGAGTTCGAGGGAGAAGACGTCTACGACGTCCGCACGATGTTCGAGAATGATCTTGAAATGTACGGCGACATCATCGAGTCGATGCGCGACAGCATCGAACTCGCCGAGAACCTCGGTGACCCTGCGACCGGCGAGATGTTACGTGAGATCCTCGTCCACCTCGAGGAAGACGGTCACCACTTCGAGCACTACCTCGAAGACGACACGCTGGTCCTCGAGAGTGCCACTCACTGA